In Gordonia sp. SL306, the genomic window GAATCCGCGTGGCTCTCCGATTTCGTCGGGCAGGTGCTGGACTCGATCGACGATCTGACAATCCTCGATCAGCAGGCAGGTGACGGCGACTTCGGCACCAACATGAAGGCGGCGCTCGGCCACTTCGATCTGCCGTTACGGGGGACCGATGCCGAGATCCTCACCGCCATCAGCACGTCGTACCTCGTGCGCGCGGGCGGCACGTCCGGCGCCGTGTTCGGCGTGTTGTTCCGTGAACTGGCACAGGCTTTCGGAACAGCAGACGACACCGAGAGCGCCCTACGCGAGGGGACGGCAACGGCCCTCGCCGAGATCAAGGATCTCGGCGGCGCCGACGTCGGCGACAATACCGTGGTCGACGCTCTCAGCCCGGCCGCCCAGGCACTGTCGGACGGGGAGACGCTGCCCACCGTTGCCGACAAGGCCGAGGAGGGCGCCGAATCCACCAGGGACACCACCGCTTCCAAGGGGCGAGCGAGTTACGTCGGTGAGAACGCGCGTGGCGTGGTCGATCCCGGTGCGCTGGTGATCTCGTGGCTCTACCGAGCCGCGGCCGAATCGGCCTGACATCGCCCACTCTCGCAGGCGACCGCGCGCTCAGACGCTCTTGACGACTTCGCGGAATGTCTCGTAGGTCGCCGCCAGGGTCTCCGCAGCGACAGCCGAATCGGCGAGACCGCCCACCTGGTCACATCGCCAGGCATCCATCGACAGGTGCATCAGCGACATGTACACCGCGACGACCACCCGTACCCGGCTGTCATCGACGGGCAGTTCCATCCGCTCGGCAACCTTGTCGGTGATGTTCCGGAATTTCTTCTCGGCGAGTTCGGTGTTGCGCCCGCTCACCGACGGCGCGCTCTGGATGATCCGATTCATGGTCTCGAATCGGGTCAGATCGACAGAACCCGTCGGACACTCGCCGCAGAAGATCTGAACCTGCGCGTTGACCAGTGCCTCGAAGGGGTTTCCGGTCCGGGGCTGCGCGTCGAGGGATGCGGCCATCGCGGCGATCATGTCCTCGGCCGGCGCCAGGATGACGTCCTCTTTGGTGGCGAAGTATCGGTTGAACGTACGCGGCGAGATGTCGGCAGCATCCGAGATCTGCTCGACGGTGGTCGACTCGAAACCCTGCGTATCGC contains:
- a CDS encoding TetR/AcrR family transcriptional regulator, whose protein sequence is MTLAESRTGQFKAGLRERKKLQTRDRLIAAALDLCDTQGFESTTVEQISDAADISPRTFNRYFATKEDVILAPAEDMIAAMAASLDAQPRTGNPFEALVNAQVQIFCGECPTGSVDLTRFETMNRIIQSAPSVSGRNTELAEKKFRNITDKVAERMELPVDDSRVRVVVAVYMSLMHLSMDAWRCDQVGGLADSAVAAETLAATYETFREVVKSV